One Siniperca chuatsi isolate FFG_IHB_CAS linkage group LG8, ASM2008510v1, whole genome shotgun sequence DNA segment encodes these proteins:
- the smtnl1 gene encoding smoothelin-like 1: MDRESPSQETSGSTETTSQTDTNNNNNQTDEPELDESKDPGREPPAGETAEGQGVMEVGEKAEEDSVPDQGGEDEAQTTASKHVEGDAEEAGQDKDKASTDVKDPEATSGEKDGEGQREEDKEGGQVEEVKSCQTGRDGEEMKAKNKEKKKSKTDEKEKEAEKDANDKAAKGTEKKKQVKEVDVEMKDKGKIKEAEKQGKPKRKSGPPSSSLSRPRPSARYIRASTKNDIIAKFQQGAPETPIPRNFKIQRSSTAMATGASIKQKMLQWCRNKTRNYEGVNIENFSSSWCDGLAFCALIHRFFPDAFDYSSLNPQEREKNFTLAFQTAESLADCCPLLEVGDMIMMGKNPDPMCVFTYVQSLCHSLSKIEKERKDKEKEEKDQAGNVGEEKGEDAVGEVSPEKDEGESAENGTMEGQEEKQGDVTETEGTGEEENAPNSCEMEGDGGVLVEAES; encoded by the exons ATGGATCGAGAATCGCCCAGCCAGGAGACATCTGGTTCTACAGAGACGACCAGTCAGACtgacaccaacaacaacaacaaccag ACAGATGAGCCAGAGCTGGACGAGAGTAAAGACCCAGGGAGAGAGCCTCCAGCAGGGGAGACAGCGGAAGGTCAGGGGGTAATGGAGGTGGGGGAGAAGGCGGAGGAGGATTCAGTACCAGACCAGGGAGGAGAAGACGAAGCCCAGACTACTGCATCAAAGCATGTTGAAGGTGACGCTGAAGAGGCTGGACAAGATAAAGACAAAGCCTCCACTGATGTGAAGGATCCTGAAGCAACGAGTGGAGAAAAAGATggggagggacagagggaggaagacaaGGAAGGTGGGCAGGTGGAAGAGGTCAAGAGTTGTCAGActgggagagatggagaggagatgaaggcaaaaaacaaagagaaaaagaagagtaAAACAGacgaaaaggaaaaagaagcagaaaaagatGCGAATGACAAAGCAGCAAAGgggacagagaagaaaaaacaagtcaagGAAGTGGATGTAGAAATGAAAGACAAAGGAAAGATAAAGGAGGCAGAAAAGCAAGGGAAGCCCAAAAGAAAGAGTggtcctccctcctcttctctgtccCGACCAAGACCCTCTGCACGCTATATTAGAGCGTCCACTAAAAACGACATCATTGCCAAGTTCCAACAAGGTGCACCAGA GACACCAATACCCCGCAACTTCAAGATTCAGAGGTCATCTACAGCTATGGCTACAGGAGCTTCAATCAAACAGAAGATGCTTCAGTGGTGTCGCAACAAGACTCGCAACTACGAG GGTGTCAACATAGAAAACTTCTCATCATCCTGGTGTGATGGGCTGGCATTCTGTGCTCTGATCCATCGTTTCTTTCCTGATGCTTTTGACTACAGCTCCCTGAATCcacaggagagggagaaaaactTCACTCTGGCCTTCCAAACTGCAGA GTCCCTGGCCGattgctgccctctgctggaagTGGGTGACATGATCATGATGGGTAAAAACCCGGACcccatgtgtgtgttcacatatgTCCAGTCCCTCTGCCACAGCCTCTCcaaaatagagaaagagaggaaggacaaagaaaaggaggagaaagaccAGGCTGGTAATGTgggagaagagaaaggagaagatGCAGTAGGGGAGGTGTCACCGGAGAAGGACGAGGGAGAGTCTGCTGAGAACGGGACAATGGAGGGCCAGGAGGAGAAACAGGGAGACGTTACAGAGACAGAGGGCACTGGCGAGGAAGAAAATGCACCAAACAGCTGTGAGAtggagggagatggaggagtGTTAGTCGAGGCAGAGTCCTAG